Part of the Triticum aestivum cultivar Chinese Spring chromosome 4D, IWGSC CS RefSeq v2.1, whole genome shotgun sequence genome is shown below.
ACGTCCCTATTCTGCTCTCTTTCAACCTATATTCCATTTCGTTTCCAAAACAGCCATCTTCCCACATCAGTACCAGAGAACCAAGAAAGAGGCAACACAGCGCACGTGGGAGCCAGATCCTATACATTGCTACCGCCTGCACTCCTTCGTATGTATACGTGTCCGTGTGTCTGTCGCATAAGTCATATAGCCATCTGGACACACTGAAGACGATATTGCCCAGCACCAGCAGGGAAGTAGAGTGTACGTGACCAAGTACTGCTGGTTTGGGAACAAAAAGTTTCCGTGTCCCTCCGTGCTGGTTATTCACCTTTGCCATCCCCTTATTATCTCTCACTACCAATATCAACATCCTACTCTCCGCCCTGTAGGCCGTGGTGATGTAGTGGCGAGAAGAATACATAGAGTTACGGCGTGGTGAGCTCTCCTCGGCTGCAATACCGTATCCGCACCTCCAGCACCGTGCCCCACCTCGTCCTCGTTGTTTTGCAGCAATGCCGCCGTGGCGCCTGAAACACATTACAAAACGACCTGTAAACCAACACGGAGATGCGTATGTACCTACTAAAAGCCATCAAAACAATGAGCTAGATAGGATTTCTTACCCGTTTCCACTCGTTCTGGTTCATCTTGGGAGCGAACACCTTGACGGTGTGAACCGTGGACGCGGCGCGGAAGCTGGCCTGGTCGCACTCTTTCTCCGACTTGGCGGCGTGCCTCGAGTACTCGCTCACTGTGCCCCGGCTGGTCTCGTTCCGGACCCGGCTGAGGAAGAACATGGCCGGCCGGTAGCACGGGGTGTCGGTGCTCATCAGGGGCCGGGTGTTGAACACGAAGGGCCCGTTGGCCCAGCTCCGCCAGGTCTTGAACGTCTGCAGCGGCACCTCCAGCTCGTGCGGCGCCACGGCCCACGGGTAGAGCTGCACCGTGTAGCCCCACGCGATGGAGACGGACCAGGTGTAGCCCGGGCCGTGCTGGTAGCCGAAGGCCTGCTGCAGCAGGCGGGCCGAGTCGAACCGGGCCGCCCTCACCAGCGGCCGGACCGCGGCCAGCGGGGTGTGGCCGACGGGGCTGATGGGCTCGATGTGGTCCAGGTGGTGGAGCGAGACCAGCGGCGCCACCGGGTGGGCCGCCAGCATGCCGTACGCGTCGCCCCGGATGTCCACCTGCGTCCATCCACCACAAAAGCGTCGCGTTAAACAATCATATCTTGTTGAGTGCTCATACAGTATTTTCTTTAATCATGAGATGAGTATTGAAAATTTGAAACGGGCGCCGATAGATTCCCGTGGGCATGGCCAGGTGGTGCTCCACGGAGAGGCGGTGAAAAAGGTGGGAGACAAAAGGCGAGCCGGACTGCGACACGCGACAAAAGCAGGATCGACTGGTAGATCTGGGAGCGCACATGTGTCAGCGACCGCACAGGGTTCACCGGTTCAGAAAGTGAAAAACTGAAGGTACTCGCTCGCAGCGAGAGAAGTTTAATCGTCCGTGCCGACCCCATGTCACGTCAGAAACAGCCAGCTCCACCACAAGTTTGCTCAGCGGATCAGAGGCCGTTGTTGGCGCTGCGCAACTACTGTCGactacttcctccgttcggaattacttgtcttgaaaatgaacgtatctaaaactaaaatacatatagatacatccatttctataataagtaattccgaacggaggggtAGTACATTCGTGACACTGCCACCGAAACCAAGCAAGCGCCTGGCTGGGAGGGTCGTGCCGCATCGGCGGGGTGCGCGCCAGGGATTCGGAAGGCGACAGCCTTGGGCCACCACCCTGCCGCGGGCGCGCGCGTCAACGACTTTGGGGCCAGAAACGGTGGTGGTGCGGCAAAGCTTTCGCTCGGCGCCGTTAACCGTGCGCTTGCCACCACCGCCGCTGTGGCGTGCCTGCAACCCAAAACCCGCGGCGGCCACGGCGAGAACGAGGGTCCCCTCCGCCTCCGGCCTCCGATAATTTCGGCAGCGGAGCCCAAAGCCATCCACGTACCCTGGGAGGACACCACCACATGCGCGGCAGCACGGGCGGCAAGACATGTTTGGCCCCAGCTCAACCAACAAACAGGTGGCGGCATCAACTTTTCGTCCCCCTCTACTCATCGTTTGCATCTTTCGGCCACATTTTTTACAGCGCCCGCCCGCCGTGTGGCACATGCAAGGGGGTATGAAAAGGGAGGCGGTGCAGTGTGGTGCCCGGCAAAGGAAAAGCGACGGGGGCTGTCGTTTTTGTTGGGGTGGTGGTTCGCTAGCTCAAGTCCTCCTCAAGTCGCCTGTGAACACTTGTCCTGCTAAGATGCCCACGCCACATGGGGTAGGCCTGAGCGCTGTCGCTCGAGGTCCAGGTCCATGGACCAGCTCCTGCTCGGCCCCCGCGCCTCCACGCTGGATTTGTACCTTCGAATTGTCCGTGGCTTCCGCGACGGCCACACAGTCGCCACTCGGGTTCCATTGATTTCTAGGTAGAAAAGGTCCGTCGGGCAAGTGTTCGTCTTTGCGGCAGCTGGTGGGTGCTTTTGTGCTTGCCCTTGATTAAACGGAAAGATTCTACCAAAAGATAGGAGATCTTCTGCTGCCATGTTTCGTTTTGGCATAGGCGAAGGGGCGGTGAAAAGTTGGTCAAAAAGGTTTGATCCCAGCGGCCTATGCAGAGAAACCTAGTGCAAAAGGCAACCTATACTGAGCTGAAATTTGGAATAGGCGGCCCAAGTTGCAGAATCGGCGGTTTTTGTTGCCAAGCTGTTTTGAGAAACATTTTTGGATTGCTTATATATATAGGAACAAAAGGAAATTCGGGTTTTGGAGACGTTTTTTTTTCCCAAAACGTAATTTAAAAAGGGTTTTGATTCAAACATAGCAACGAGCATGACGATTATTTTATTTTAGTAGTAAAAAAGTAACGAGCTTTGGCAGCGTGCGTGGGGATGCTCACCTGGTGGAACCCGGGCTCGCGGGTGAGCGGGACGCCGAGCTCGCTGAGGCAGGCCTGCACGCGCTGATCGCTGCCGTAGAACTGCGAGTAGCGGTCCAGGCAGCCGTCGATGGccttggcgagctccgcggcggccgGGTAGCTCACCGCGAACCCGCCCCCGCCGAACGCCATGCCGTACGAGTGCATCACGTTCTGCTCCACGCTCTCCGACGGCGCCCCCACGTAGTACATCTCCTCGTGGTCGTACTTGCGCAGCACGGCCACCAGGTTGTCCGGGAAGAACACCGTGTCGTCGTCGCCCATCACGAACCACCGCGGCGCCTCGTCCGCGCCGGTGCCGTTCGCCAGCTCCGTCGAGACGGCCAGGAACGAGTCCGCGACGATCCTCGCCATCCGCGAGGCCGACGCCCGGTTCCCGAACCGTGACGCGTCCGCCGAGATGCGGTACGGCGGGCACGTCGCCGCCGGCCACGCGCCCGCGGGCTGCTCGTCCAGCCAGACGTGGCCGCGCATCGCCTCGGGCCGCCACCAGAGCTCCGCGTAGCCGCGGCGCTGGTCCCACGTGCGCGCCGACGCGCCGATGCCGAACACGATGTGCGACAGCGTGGTGGgagcgcggccgccgccgccggcggcggcgggcccgtCAGCCGCGGCGTCCTCGTCGGCCGGGAACTCGCCCAGGGAGCCCCCGCAACCCTGGCAGCTCCACCAGCGGTACACCCCGCCGGCGCCGTCGTCCGGGAAGAAGGCGACGTATGCGAGGAAGGCCAGCGTGGCCGCGATCAGCATGGACAGCGACGCCGCCACGCACCGGCGGCGCTGGTCGCCGCCGATCCCGCCGCCCTCCACGGCCTTCCATTTGGGGGGCTGCATCTGTCGATCTTGCCAAGATCACCGCCTTTCCCGGACGACGGTTTCGCTGGGGGGATCTGGCGGCGCGGGGGAACGGCGAGGCTGGAGGCCGTATCCCAAAGGGAAATCAAACAATTATGGGAGAGATGGCTCGTGGGAGGGCGCCAGGGAGGCGCACCTTTTGCGAGCCCCTCTCCTCGCTCTCGGAGACGCAGGAATAATTTATCGGAGATGTGGTAGCAAGAGGAATTTGTGTGCGCCCGCGCTTGGTACGGGACAAGTATGCGCCTGGTGCCTACGCTATCTTCTTCGTATCATATCATGGGCGTATTTGCATTTGCTTCTTTCTATTCGATCGACCTTCTCCCGCCGGGCGCTCTCGCCTTGAGAAGAGAAGAAGGGGATTCCGAAGTGTGTCGTAGGTACGAGTCGGCGTGGTGCGATTCCGACGCCTCCTTGGCGTCCTTTTTGTCCTTGGCGGATG
Proteins encoded:
- the LOC123097931 gene encoding uncharacterized protein, whose product is MQPPKWKAVEGGGIGGDQRRRCVAASLSMLIAATLAFLAYVAFFPDDGAGGVYRWWSCQGCGGSLGEFPADEDAAADGPAAAGGGGRAPTTLSHIVFGIGASARTWDQRRGYAELWWRPEAMRGHVWLDEQPAGAWPAATCPPYRISADASRFGNRASASRMARIVADSFLAVSTELANGTGADEAPRWFVMGDDDTVFFPDNLVAVLRKYDHEEMYYVGAPSESVEQNVMHSYGMAFGGGGFAVSYPAAAELAKAIDGCLDRYSQFYGSDQRVQACLSELGVPLTREPGFHQVDIRGDAYGMLAAHPVAPLVSLHHLDHIEPISPVGHTPLAAVRPLVRAARFDSARLLQQAFGYQHGPGYTWSVSIAWGYTVQLYPWAVAPHELEVPLQTFKTWRSWANGPFVFNTRPLMSTDTPCYRPAMFFLSRVRNETSRGTVSEYSRHAAKSEKECDQASFRAASTVHTVKVFAPKMNQNEWKRAPRRHCCKTTRTRWGTVLEVRIRYCSRGELTTP